The following coding sequences lie in one Lolium perenne isolate Kyuss_39 chromosome 2, Kyuss_2.0, whole genome shotgun sequence genomic window:
- the LOC127335659 gene encoding UDP-glycosyltransferase 82A1 has protein sequence MGAEAAVQLPAVVLVPFPAQGHVTPMLHLARALAVHGVAATVAVPDFIHRRIAGTKADADVSDGVALASIPSGVTDVVGADPPGFADFGHAMEHHMPAHLERLLTRVHAATGCRVACVVVDVLASWAVPVAERCGVPAAGFWPAMLASYRVVAAIPELMEKGLISESGTPRSSPNQFDDDGFGQDQMIRALKILPAQVELKDEEVPWLVGDSATQKSRFAFWLRALQRARSFRSVLVNSFPGEAGAAAAATDDDNDGHPARQSPRVLPVGPLLAGGGVSTVMEIMKCDGAVAPCKQPSMWQADSTCVSWLDRQRAGSVVYVSFGSWVGPIGQDKIRELALGLEATGRPFLWALKKDPSWRAGLPDGYAERVAVAGRGKVVDWAPQEDVLAHGSVGCYLTHCGWNSTVEAIRHGVRLLCCPVAGDQFINCAYIAGVWEIGIKLGCMSRDQVRECIDRIMDGKEGRHLQENMNVLRKKVVTAEARSLAQRNVKFFVNEINKDYPLLTQMYSIL, from the exons ATGGGAGCCGAGGCTGCCGTCCAGCTCCCCGCCGTGGTCCTCGTGCCATTCCCGGCTCAGGGCCATGTCACGCCCATGCTGCACCTGGCGCGCGCCCTCGCCGTGCACGGCGTCGCGGCCACGGTCGCCGTGCCGGACTTCATCCACCGGCGGATCGCGGGAACGAAGGCCGACGCCGATGTCAGCGACGGCGTGGCTCTGGCGTCCATCCCCAGTGGCGTCACGGACGTCGTCGGTGCCGACCCGCCGGGGTTCGCCGACTTCGGGCACGCCATGGAGCACCACATGCCGGCGCACCTAGAGCGCCTGCTGACGCGGGTGCACGCCGCGACGGGCTGCCGCGTCGCCTGCGTCGTGGTCGACGTGCTAGCGTCGTGGGCCGTTCCCGTGGCCGAGCGGTGCGGCGTGCCGGCGGCCGGGTTCTGGCCCGCGATGCTCGCGAGCTACCGCGTTGTAGCCGCCATCCCGGAGCTAATGGAGAAGGGGCTCATCTCGGAATCTG GCACGCCTCGATCATCCCCAAATCAATTCGACGACGATGGGTTCGGCCAGGACCAGATGATCCGAGCCCTCAAGATCCTGCCGGCACAGGTCGAGCTGAAGGACGAAGAGGTGCCATGGCTCGTGGGCGACTCGGCCACCCAGAAATCGAGGTTCGCGTTCTGGCTCCGGGCCCTGCAGCGCGCGAGGAGCTTCCGCTCGGTCCTCGTCAACTCCTTCCCAGGCGaggccggcgccgccgccgccgccaccgacgaTGACAATGACGGCCACCCAGCGCGTCAGAGCCCGCGGGTCCTCCCTGTTGGGCCGTTGCTAGCGGGAGGCGGGGTCAGCACCGTCATGGAGATCATGAAATGCGACGGTGCGGTGGCGCCGTGCAAGCAGCCCAGCATGTGGCAGGCAGACTCGACGTGCGTCAGCTGGCTGGACAGGCAACGTGCGGGATCAGTGGTGTACGTCTCGTTCGGCAGCTGGGTCGGGCCGATCGGGCAGGACAAGATTCGGGAGCTCGCGCTGGGGCTGGAGGCCACGGGGCGGCCGTTCCTGTGGGCGCTCAAGAAGGACCCGTCGTGGCGCGCCGGGCTCCCCGACGGCTACGCCGAGAGGGTCGCCGTCGCCGGCCGCGGCAAGGTGGTGGACTGGGCGCCGCAGGAGGACGTGCTCGCGCACGGCTCCGTCGGCTGCTACCTCACGCACTGCGGCTGGAACTCCACCGTGGAGGCCATACGGCACGGGGTGCGCCTCCTGTGCTGCCCTGTCGCCGGGGACCAGTTCATCAACTGCGCGTACATTGCCGGCGTGTGGGAGATCGGGATCAAGCTCGGTTGCATGAGCAGAGACCAGGTGAGGGAGTGCATTGACAGGATCATGGATGGAAAAGAGGGGAGGCATTTGCAGGAGAACATGAACGTGCTGAGGAAGAAAGTTGTGACGGCTGAGGCCAGGAGTTTGGCACAGAGGAACGTCAAGTTCTTCGTCAACGAGATCAACAAGGATTACCCGTTGTTAACGCAGATGTACAGCATATTGTAG